The following proteins are co-located in the Spinactinospora alkalitolerans genome:
- a CDS encoding bifunctional sugar phosphate isomerase/epimerase/4-hydroxyphenylpyruvate dioxygenase family protein, with the protein MRRSIATVSLSGTLEEKLRAAAAAGFDGVEVFDNDLVASPMPPREVRGLAESLGLGLDLYQPFRDFEGVDDARLERNLRRAEAKFALMVELGVHTLLVCSNASESAIDDDARAAAQLHRLAETAAPFGVRIAYEALAWGSRVDDYAHSWRVVAEADHPSLGVCLDSFHILSKGDDPAGIRGIPGEKIFFLQLADAPHMAMDVLQWSRHHRCFPGQGGFDLTAFTGHVLAAGYTGPLSLEVFNDVFRASDPRRTAADALRSLSVLEDALSREQDGPGGDGAAPTGARPAVTLTRLPDPVEPAGYAFVEVAAEEDSAERVRAVLAALGFEHTRDHRSKPVQMWRHGATRILLNSADPRLGHTWSGDAAATALGIAVADPDGAAHRAERLLAPPLPRRRDPSESRLHAVAAPDGTSVFFCPAGAVEGDSWLEDFSAPAAQGLRRGSATPLTGIDHVGLFQPFDHFDEASLFYRSVLGLEPAQNLELAAPDGLVRSRALTRPDAALRIALNASVLGRGFQADAAGGAQHIALGCGDVFAVAQAMGEGGVATLRISDNYYADLASRTDLSPAIRERMREHGILYDRAGDGEFFHFYTPMLDGRLFFEVVQRKGGYDGYGAANTPFRMAAQRAERSQ; encoded by the coding sequence ATGCGGCGTTCCATCGCCACCGTGTCGCTCAGTGGAACCCTGGAGGAGAAGCTGCGGGCGGCCGCGGCAGCCGGATTCGACGGCGTCGAGGTCTTCGACAACGACCTCGTCGCCTCCCCGATGCCGCCGCGGGAGGTCCGGGGGCTGGCGGAGTCGCTCGGACTGGGCCTCGACCTGTACCAGCCCTTCCGCGACTTCGAAGGCGTCGACGACGCCCGGCTGGAACGCAACCTGCGGCGGGCCGAGGCCAAGTTCGCGCTGATGGTGGAGCTCGGCGTGCACACCCTGCTCGTCTGCTCCAACGCCTCGGAGTCGGCCATCGACGACGACGCGCGCGCGGCGGCGCAGTTGCACCGTCTCGCCGAGACGGCCGCGCCGTTCGGGGTGCGCATCGCCTATGAGGCGCTGGCCTGGGGCAGCCGGGTCGACGACTACGCGCACTCCTGGCGCGTCGTCGCCGAGGCCGACCACCCCTCATTGGGGGTCTGCCTGGACAGCTTCCACATCCTCTCCAAGGGCGACGATCCCGCCGGGATCCGCGGCATCCCCGGGGAGAAGATCTTCTTCCTGCAGCTCGCCGACGCCCCGCACATGGCCATGGACGTGCTGCAGTGGAGCCGCCACCACCGGTGCTTCCCCGGGCAGGGCGGGTTCGACCTGACCGCGTTCACCGGGCACGTGCTGGCGGCCGGCTACACCGGGCCCCTCTCCCTGGAGGTCTTCAACGACGTCTTCCGCGCCTCCGACCCCCGGCGCACGGCGGCCGACGCGCTGCGGTCCCTGTCGGTTCTGGAGGACGCGCTGAGCCGCGAGCAGGACGGGCCGGGAGGCGACGGTGCGGCGCCCACCGGTGCGCGGCCCGCGGTGACGCTCACCCGTCTGCCCGACCCCGTCGAACCCGCCGGGTACGCCTTCGTCGAGGTGGCCGCGGAGGAGGACTCGGCGGAGCGCGTGCGCGCCGTCCTGGCGGCGCTCGGCTTCGAGCACACGCGTGATCACCGCTCGAAACCCGTCCAGATGTGGCGGCACGGCGCCACGCGGATCCTGCTCAACTCGGCGGATCCGCGGCTCGGGCACACCTGGAGCGGGGACGCGGCCGCGACCGCCCTGGGGATCGCGGTCGCGGACCCCGACGGTGCGGCGCACCGGGCCGAGCGGCTGCTCGCGCCCCCGCTGCCGCGGCGGCGCGACCCCTCGGAATCGCGCCTGCACGCGGTCGCGGCGCCGGACGGGACGTCCGTCTTCTTCTGCCCGGCCGGCGCCGTGGAGGGGGACTCCTGGCTGGAGGACTTCTCCGCCCCCGCCGCGCAGGGGCTTCGGCGGGGGAGCGCCACTCCGCTGACCGGGATCGACCACGTGGGCCTGTTCCAGCCCTTCGACCACTTCGACGAGGCGTCGCTGTTCTACCGTTCCGTGCTGGGGCTGGAACCCGCGCAGAACCTGGAGCTGGCCGCCCCGGACGGGTTGGTGCGCAGCCGGGCGCTCACCCGGCCGGACGCCGCGCTGCGCATCGCGCTGAACGCGTCGGTGCTGGGGCGCGGCTTCCAAGCCGACGCCGCGGGCGGTGCCCAGCACATCGCACTGGGCTGCGGCGACGTCTTCGCCGTCGCGCAGGCGATGGGCGAGGGCGGTGTGGCGACGCTGCGCATCTCGGACAACTACTACGCCGACCTCGCGAGCCGTACGGATCTGAGCCCCGCCATCCGTGAGCGCATGCGGGAGCACGGGATCCTCTACGACCGCGCCGGCGACGGCGAGTTCTTCCACTTCTACACACCGATGCTGGACGGCCGGCTGTTCTTCGAGGTGGTGCAGCGGAAGGGGGGCTACGACGGCTACGGCGCCGCAAACACCCCCTTCCGGATGGCGGCCCAGCGAGCAGAGCGGTCCCAGTGA
- a CDS encoding PEP/pyruvate-binding domain-containing protein, whose amino-acid sequence MNVTALGEIAAGTADTVGGKAAGLGAMAAMGERVPPGFCLTTRAYESGELPEDELVHAYRRLGGGPVAVRSSATAEDLPDASFAGQQDTFLDVRGEREVVEAVRRCWDSLDSERALAYREANGIAREGVRMAVVVQRMIDAEAAGVLFTADPLTGSRSRMVVDAAPGLGTSVVEGTVAPDHYVMDAAGPPEGPEDGCLTRARLDELRAAGERLQRHFGAPQDVEWAYDRDGTLWLLQSRPITTLFPLPPDTGLPDPRLYLEVGHVQGMLRPFTPMGMAMMRLAWERVLAVAGFTPGPGGALFDMVDIGGRLYIDMTGLMRNKWVRPRLAEGLEVYGPRVQSSVEHLLDDPRFSPGPGASFPVGSVLLLALRFGPPALFGIAHAIARPEAARARARRGVEEFRRQKGPGGSASAAERLRYLVDDAYASVVGGPMAKVVMPTMAGVLLPQMVPALLKGVATEAEAAVVLGGMPFNVTTEMDLALWRMAADATEHRALLTETDPGELAAMYRAGTLPDIGMADFLGRYGHRATAEVDIGTPRWAEDPAPLFASIANYLRLDDPDQAPDRRFERAAARAEAKIGELSRRARRARPVRGRLAAFLMRRSRELAGMRELAKFAWLIPFAEMRRQLHLVGGELAERGLLDAQGDIMFLDLAEARSAVHRDVDHRRLVAERKAVYARELRRRSVPGALMSDGTDVEALLPPPPASDGTLAGAPAAPGRATGRARVVLDPVGARVEPGEILVAPTTDPGWTPLFMTAGGLVTETGSVVAHGPTVAREYGIPAVICLNGATRRISTGQMITIDGGTGTVVLEPTE is encoded by the coding sequence ATGAACGTGACCGCTCTGGGCGAGATCGCGGCGGGAACGGCCGACACGGTCGGCGGCAAGGCCGCCGGACTCGGCGCGATGGCGGCGATGGGGGAGCGCGTGCCCCCGGGCTTCTGCCTGACCACCCGCGCTTACGAGTCGGGTGAGCTTCCCGAGGACGAGCTGGTCCACGCCTACCGCCGCCTCGGCGGCGGACCCGTCGCGGTGCGGTCCAGCGCGACAGCGGAGGACCTGCCCGATGCCAGCTTCGCCGGCCAGCAGGACACCTTCCTGGACGTGCGGGGCGAGCGCGAGGTGGTCGAGGCCGTGCGCCGCTGCTGGGACTCCCTGGACTCCGAACGCGCGCTCGCCTACCGCGAGGCGAACGGCATCGCCCGCGAAGGAGTGCGCATGGCGGTGGTCGTGCAGCGCATGATCGACGCGGAGGCCGCGGGAGTGCTGTTCACCGCCGACCCGCTGACGGGCAGCCGATCCCGGATGGTCGTCGACGCTGCCCCCGGCCTGGGCACCTCCGTCGTGGAGGGCACCGTCGCACCCGACCACTACGTCATGGACGCCGCCGGTCCCCCGGAAGGGCCCGAGGACGGATGCCTGACCCGCGCCCGGCTGGACGAGCTGCGCGCGGCCGGGGAGCGGCTCCAGCGGCACTTCGGGGCGCCGCAGGACGTCGAGTGGGCCTACGATCGCGACGGCACCCTCTGGCTGCTGCAGTCGCGGCCCATCACCACGCTCTTCCCACTCCCCCCGGACACCGGGCTCCCCGATCCCCGCCTCTACCTCGAAGTCGGCCACGTCCAGGGCATGCTCCGGCCGTTCACCCCGATGGGCATGGCCATGATGAGACTGGCCTGGGAACGCGTCCTGGCCGTCGCCGGCTTCACACCCGGCCCCGGCGGGGCCCTCTTCGACATGGTCGACATCGGCGGGCGGCTCTACATCGACATGACCGGCCTCATGCGCAACAAGTGGGTCCGTCCGCGTCTGGCCGAAGGACTGGAGGTCTACGGGCCCCGTGTCCAGTCCTCCGTCGAGCACCTGCTGGACGATCCGCGCTTCTCCCCCGGGCCCGGCGCGTCCTTCCCCGTGGGGTCCGTCCTCCTGCTGGCGTTGAGGTTCGGCCCGCCGGCCCTCTTCGGCATCGCCCACGCGATCGCCCGCCCCGAGGCGGCCCGCGCCCGGGCCCGGCGGGGGGTCGAGGAGTTCAGGCGGCAGAAGGGCCCCGGCGGATCGGCCTCCGCCGCCGAGCGGCTGCGCTACCTCGTCGACGACGCCTACGCCTCTGTCGTCGGAGGGCCGATGGCGAAGGTGGTGATGCCGACGATGGCCGGCGTCCTCCTTCCCCAGATGGTCCCGGCGCTGCTGAAGGGCGTCGCCACCGAAGCGGAGGCGGCGGTCGTCCTCGGTGGGATGCCGTTCAACGTCACCACCGAGATGGACCTCGCCCTGTGGCGCATGGCCGCGGACGCCACCGAGCACCGCGCCCTGCTGACGGAGACCGACCCGGGCGAGCTCGCCGCCATGTACCGCGCGGGAACACTGCCCGACATCGGCATGGCGGACTTCCTGGGCCGCTACGGCCACCGCGCCACCGCGGAGGTCGACATCGGCACGCCTCGCTGGGCGGAGGACCCCGCCCCGCTCTTCGCGAGCATCGCGAACTACCTCCGCCTCGACGACCCCGACCAGGCCCCGGACCGGCGCTTCGAACGCGCCGCGGCCAGGGCGGAGGCGAAGATCGGCGAACTGTCGCGCCGCGCCCGCCGCGCCCGGCCGGTGCGCGGCCGCCTGGCCGCCTTCCTCATGCGCCGCTCGCGGGAACTCGCCGGTATGCGCGAGCTGGCGAAGTTCGCCTGGCTGATCCCGTTCGCCGAGATGCGCCGGCAGCTTCACCTCGTCGGCGGGGAACTCGCCGAGCGCGGACTCCTCGACGCCCAGGGCGACATCATGTTCCTCGACCTGGCGGAGGCGCGCTCGGCCGTTCACCGGGACGTCGACCACCGGCGGCTCGTCGCCGAGCGCAAAGCCGTCTATGCGCGCGAACTGCGCCGCAGGAGCGTCCCCGGCGCGCTGATGTCGGACGGCACCGACGTCGAGGCGCTCCTGCCGCCGCCTCCCGCCTCCGACGGGACACTGGCCGGAGCGCCGGCCGCCCCGGGGAGGGCCACCGGCCGCGCCAGGGTCGTCCTCGACCCCGTCGGCGCCCGCGTCGAGCCGGGCGAGATCCTCGTGGCACCGACCACCGACCCGGGCTGGACGCCGCTGTTCATGACGGCCGGCGGCCTGGTGACCGAGACCGGATCGGTCGTGGCCCACGGCCCCACCGTCGCCCGCGAATACGGCATCCCCGCCGTCATCTGCCTCAACGGCGCCACCCGGCGGATCTCCACGGGGCAGATGATCACGATCGACGGCGGGACCGGCACCGTGGTCCTGGAACCGACCGAATGA
- a CDS encoding DctP family TRAP transporter solute-binding subunit: MRTGYRWMALVPAAALGLAGCGGGGEAADGELTLSFANSYTEDHPHTRCGIDLVAQQVEDAGVGVSIDTFPNSQLGANTETFASVMSGDIDMDVQGSAALGSAYEPIGVFDAAYAFEDADQMFAFFDSDRSEELKSDFEEATGARILDVWYFGDRHFTADKPIRTPGDLDGLRMRFPDSPIYLANAEALGATPTTVAFEEVYLALQQGTVDGQENPVPTIHGDNFQEVQTHISLTSHQIGSQMIVVSGQTWDRLNEEQREAVQTAVSDVRAENRACVEEAEAEILAEWEETGAMEVVDDVDVDAFRSRAREYFLDDLDGDELALYESFQGTE, translated from the coding sequence ATGCGTACCGGATACCGCTGGATGGCGCTCGTCCCCGCTGCCGCTCTCGGCCTCGCCGGCTGCGGCGGTGGCGGCGAGGCCGCCGACGGGGAGCTCACGCTCTCCTTCGCCAACAGCTACACCGAGGACCACCCGCACACCCGGTGCGGCATCGACCTGGTCGCACAGCAGGTCGAGGACGCCGGTGTCGGCGTCTCCATCGACACGTTCCCCAACAGCCAGCTCGGCGCGAACACCGAGACCTTCGCCTCGGTGATGTCCGGCGACATCGACATGGACGTCCAGGGCTCCGCCGCGCTCGGCTCGGCCTACGAGCCGATCGGGGTCTTCGACGCGGCCTACGCCTTCGAGGACGCCGACCAGATGTTCGCGTTCTTCGACTCGGACCGGTCGGAGGAGCTGAAGAGCGACTTCGAGGAGGCCACCGGCGCCAGGATCCTGGACGTGTGGTACTTCGGCGACCGCCACTTCACCGCCGACAAGCCGATCCGCACCCCCGGCGACCTGGACGGGCTGCGCATGCGCTTCCCGGACTCGCCGATCTACCTCGCCAACGCCGAGGCCCTGGGCGCGACCCCGACCACCGTCGCCTTCGAGGAGGTCTACCTCGCCCTGCAGCAGGGCACCGTCGACGGCCAGGAGAACCCCGTCCCGACCATCCACGGGGACAACTTCCAGGAGGTCCAGACCCACATCAGCCTCACCAGCCACCAGATCGGCTCGCAGATGATCGTCGTCTCCGGCCAGACCTGGGACCGGCTCAACGAGGAGCAGCGCGAGGCGGTCCAGACGGCGGTGAGCGACGTCCGCGCCGAGAACCGCGCCTGCGTCGAGGAGGCCGAGGCCGAGATCCTCGCCGAGTGGGAGGAGACCGGGGCCATGGAGGTCGTCGACGACGTCGACGTGGACGCCTTCCGCTCCCGGGCCCGGGAGTACTTCCTGGACGACCTCGACGGCGATGAGCTGGCGCTCTACGAGTCCTTCCAGGGGACCGAGTAA
- a CDS encoding energy-coupling factor ABC transporter ATP-binding protein — protein MSHSDAAIEIVNVEHTYGGSTKALRGVNLTIGRGEFVAIIGKNGSGKTTLAKHFNGLLRPTNSDGQVRLHTGDGKTMDTRRSRLHHLAPTVGYVFQNPDRQIFHDTCREELEYGPRNIGVDPAALARSVSETLELVGLEGREEANPIRLSRGERQRLAIASTLIMGCDVAVIDEPTTGQDRAESRKILDSLAHHHARGRTVVIISHDMALVAEYATRVIAMRNGHVLTDGTPTEVFSQREVLQETNIRPPQAAVLAAELGLSAVLTVNDAVREMSNVRTHAHPNTPLPHGDKVY, from the coding sequence ATGAGCCACTCAGACGCCGCCATCGAGATCGTCAACGTCGAGCACACCTACGGCGGGAGCACAAAGGCCCTGCGAGGGGTGAACCTGACGATCGGCCGCGGCGAATTCGTCGCGATCATCGGCAAGAACGGCTCCGGCAAGACGACTCTCGCCAAGCACTTCAACGGCCTGCTCCGGCCGACGAACTCCGACGGTCAGGTCCGTCTCCACACCGGGGACGGCAAGACCATGGACACCCGCCGCTCACGGCTGCACCACCTCGCCCCGACCGTCGGATACGTCTTCCAGAACCCGGACCGCCAGATCTTCCACGACACCTGCCGGGAAGAACTCGAATACGGGCCGCGCAACATCGGTGTGGACCCCGCGGCCCTCGCCCGATCGGTGTCCGAGACCCTGGAGCTGGTAGGTCTCGAGGGACGCGAGGAGGCCAACCCCATCCGCCTCTCCCGAGGCGAACGCCAGCGCCTCGCCATCGCCTCGACCCTCATCATGGGCTGCGACGTGGCGGTCATCGACGAACCCACCACGGGCCAGGACCGGGCAGAGTCACGCAAGATCCTCGACTCACTCGCCCACCACCACGCCCGCGGCCGAACGGTCGTCATCATCTCCCACGACATGGCGCTGGTCGCCGAATACGCCACCCGTGTCATCGCCATGCGCAACGGCCACGTCCTCACCGACGGCACGCCGACGGAGGTCTTCTCGCAGCGTGAGGTGCTCCAGGAGACCAACATCCGGCCCCCGCAGGCGGCGGTACTCGCCGCCGAACTCGGCCTGTCAGCCGTCCTCACGGTGAACGACGCGGTCCGCGAGATGAGCAACGTCCGCACGCACGCACACCCCAACACACCCCTCCCCCACGGCGACAAGGTCTACTGA
- a CDS encoding substrate-binding domain-containing protein: MRRRARAGRVRRPRSRAPRRSADRGRPSGAAWAAPAAVPRRPRTRGGDRGSRFHQAAACGVGEERAEGPFGDPQGEGPRPAAGLGDADGDGAGVGVAGAHAQAHRSAVVEAVRDLGRRIPEDVAIVGYDNWEVFAAECRPPLTTVDLNLQQLGATAVQHLFRALRGEKTSGVVRQPGRLVIRESTGPAPRTAAP; this comes from the coding sequence ATTCGGCGCAGAGCACGAGCGGGCCGCGTTCGACGGCCGCGCAGCCGCGCACCGCGTCGATCCGCGGATCGGGGAAGGCCCAGCGGGGCGGCATGGGCAGCTCCAGCCGCAGTTCCTCGCCGACCTCGAACGCGCGGTGGAGACCGCGGCTCCCGGTTCCACCAGGCGGCGGCCTGCGGCGTCGGTGAGGAACGCGCCGAAGGCCCATTCGGGGACCCGCAGGGTGAGGGACCACGGCCCGCCGCCGGTCTCGGTGACGCGGACGGTGACGGTGCCGGTGTCGGGGTAGCCGGTGCGCACGCTCAGGCCCACCGGTCGGCCGTCGTCGAGGCGGTCCGCGACCTGGGCCGGCGCATCCCCGAGGACGTGGCGATCGTCGGATACGACAACTGGGAGGTCTTCGCGGCCGAGTGCCGTCCGCCGCTGACGACCGTGGACCTGAACCTCCAACAGCTCGGCGCCACCGCGGTGCAGCACCTGTTCAGGGCGCTGAGGGGAGAGAAGACCTCCGGCGTCGTCCGGCAGCCGGGCCGATTGGTCATTCGGGAGTCCACCGGCCCGGCCCCTCGCACCGCGGCGCCGTAG
- a CDS encoding shikimate dehydrogenase, with amino-acid sequence MTGTIRNEVAVQATGVEADSDPRSFLVGLIGSGVGPSLTPPMHEREAGELGRRLVYRTIDIADLGLAPESVGDLVHAARGFGFNGLNITHPCKQLVLAALDGLSPEAAALGAVNTVVFEGGSAIGHNTDWSAFARSLARGLPGAPRERVVLLGAGGAGAAVAHALMVSGVGELVIADVAADRAAALAARIQERFPGGRCRPGDAAEPGRLLSGADGLVHATPIGMAHHPGTPVPVALLRPPMWVADIVYRPVRTELLRRAEERGCPTLNGGGMAVFQACHAFELITGIAPDPERMLGHFRELLARE; translated from the coding sequence GTGACCGGCACGATCCGAAACGAGGTAGCGGTGCAGGCCACCGGCGTCGAGGCAGATTCCGACCCCAGATCCTTCCTCGTGGGGCTCATCGGCTCGGGGGTCGGCCCGTCGCTCACCCCGCCGATGCACGAGCGCGAGGCCGGTGAACTCGGGCGGCGCCTGGTCTACCGCACCATCGACATCGCCGATCTCGGTCTGGCGCCGGAGTCGGTCGGGGACCTGGTGCACGCCGCGCGCGGGTTCGGCTTCAACGGGCTGAACATCACCCACCCGTGCAAGCAGCTCGTCCTGGCGGCCCTGGACGGCCTCTCTCCCGAGGCGGCCGCTCTGGGCGCGGTGAACACGGTGGTCTTCGAGGGCGGATCCGCCATCGGGCACAACACCGACTGGTCGGCGTTCGCCCGGTCGCTGGCCCGCGGGCTCCCGGGCGCGCCCCGGGAGCGGGTGGTGCTGCTGGGCGCCGGGGGCGCCGGGGCCGCCGTGGCGCACGCCCTGATGGTGTCCGGAGTGGGGGAGCTGGTCATCGCCGACGTCGCCGCGGACCGGGCCGCCGCGCTCGCCGCGCGCATCCAGGAGCGGTTCCCCGGGGGCCGGTGCCGCCCCGGAGACGCCGCCGAGCCCGGCCGGCTCCTCTCCGGAGCCGACGGCCTCGTGCACGCGACGCCGATCGGAATGGCGCACCATCCGGGAACGCCCGTGCCGGTCGCGCTGCTGCGGCCGCCGATGTGGGTGGCCGACATCGTGTACCGGCCGGTGCGCACCGAGCTGCTGCGCCGCGCCGAAGAGCGGGGCTGCCCGACGCTGAACGGCGGCGGAATGGCGGTCTTCCAGGCCTGCCACGCCTTCGAGCTGATCACCGGCATCGCCCCCGACCCCGAGCGCATGCTCGGCCACTTCCGGGAGCTGCTCGCCAGGGAGTAG
- a CDS encoding bifunctional 4-hydroxy-2-oxoglutarate aldolase/2-dehydro-3-deoxy-phosphogluconate aldolase, with product MPATPADFARFFDDSFAAAPLMAILRGYSPERTVDLATRAWDLGVTQVEVPLQDPDAVPSLEAAITAGAQRNLSVGAGTITTPEQVHIARKAGAAYTVAPGYDEDVLDESLDVGLPHLPGVSTPTEVSKLQRRDIHWVKAFPASHLGPSWIRAVRAPFPSLRIVATGGVDAENAASLLHAGARVVALGSALIDPTQLDRVTALISKNPADSEEPSTP from the coding sequence GTGCCCGCCACCCCAGCAGACTTCGCCCGGTTCTTCGACGACTCCTTCGCCGCCGCCCCACTCATGGCCATCCTCCGCGGCTACTCGCCCGAACGCACCGTCGATCTGGCCACCCGAGCCTGGGACCTCGGCGTGACCCAGGTCGAAGTCCCCCTCCAAGACCCCGACGCCGTACCGTCCCTCGAGGCGGCCATTACCGCCGGGGCACAACGGAATCTGAGCGTGGGAGCCGGCACCATCACCACACCCGAACAAGTCCACATCGCCCGAAAGGCGGGTGCGGCCTACACCGTCGCCCCCGGGTACGACGAAGACGTCCTCGACGAAAGCCTCGACGTCGGCCTCCCGCACCTCCCAGGTGTCTCCACGCCCACAGAGGTAAGCAAGTTGCAACGGCGTGACATCCACTGGGTCAAGGCGTTTCCGGCCTCCCACCTCGGCCCCTCCTGGATACGCGCGGTACGGGCGCCGTTCCCGAGCCTGCGCATCGTCGCCACCGGCGGCGTCGACGCCGAGAACGCCGCGTCGCTCCTCCACGCCGGTGCACGCGTCGTCGCGCTGGGCTCCGCCCTGATAGATCCAACCCAGCTCGATCGCGTCACCGCGCTCATCTCGAAGAACCCAGCCGACAGCGAAGAGCCGTCGACCCCCTGA
- a CDS encoding sugar kinase: protein MTAVALQRSGLVTFGESMGRIAADQIGLLDFSRTCTISVGGAESNVAIAAARLGADVTWAGRLGRDSVGDLIERRLRTEGVQRQITRDDSFTGLMVCSRRTNAGVRVDYHRAGSAGSRLTPDDVGEDLIRQAAVLHVTGITPALSDTARATTLWAVRTAQAAGVRVSVDVNYRSKLWRPDEAAPVLRELATHADTVFAGPDEAALVLGIDEAYAAVETRKPMALAHAMTTLGARSAIVKDGPRGCAAVIDNQPYVQAAVPVDTVDPVGAGDAFVAGYLVELLAGSDARTRLATATRAGAYAVTVPGDCEGLPFRHEIDTFTAAEDVAR, encoded by the coding sequence GTGACCGCCGTGGCACTACAGCGCAGCGGGCTCGTCACCTTCGGCGAGTCAATGGGACGAATCGCCGCCGACCAGATCGGCCTCCTTGACTTCTCCCGCACATGCACCATCTCGGTCGGAGGCGCCGAGAGCAACGTCGCCATCGCCGCCGCTCGTCTTGGCGCGGACGTGACCTGGGCGGGCCGCTTGGGTCGTGACAGTGTCGGAGACCTCATAGAACGACGCCTCAGGACAGAAGGGGTACAGCGACAGATCACGCGCGACGACAGCTTCACCGGGCTCATGGTCTGCTCACGCAGGACCAACGCCGGCGTCCGGGTCGACTACCACCGCGCCGGGAGCGCCGGCTCGCGCCTGACACCCGACGACGTAGGCGAAGACCTGATCCGTCAGGCGGCCGTCCTCCACGTCACCGGCATCACGCCGGCCCTGAGCGACACAGCGCGGGCCACGACGCTGTGGGCCGTGCGCACCGCACAAGCAGCAGGCGTGCGAGTGTCCGTAGACGTCAACTACCGCAGTAAGCTCTGGCGTCCCGACGAGGCGGCACCGGTGCTTCGAGAACTGGCAACCCATGCCGACACCGTCTTCGCCGGCCCCGACGAGGCCGCGCTCGTCCTGGGAATCGACGAGGCGTATGCCGCCGTGGAGACTCGCAAGCCGATGGCACTCGCTCACGCCATGACCACCCTCGGCGCACGCTCAGCGATCGTCAAGGACGGCCCGCGGGGCTGCGCCGCCGTCATCGACAACCAGCCGTATGTACAAGCCGCAGTCCCCGTGGACACGGTAGACCCCGTGGGCGCCGGCGACGCGTTCGTAGCGGGCTACCTCGTAGAACTCCTCGCCGGCAGCGACGCCCGAACGCGCCTGGCGACCGCGACACGCGCCGGCGCCTATGCGGTCACGGTCCCGGGAGACTGTGAGGGCCTGCCGTTCCGTCACGAAATCGACACCTTCACCGCGGCGGAAGACGTCGCCCGCTAG
- a CDS encoding NAD-dependent epimerase/dehydratase family protein codes for MHYLVTGARGFVMSVLVKEILTIEPDAVVTAVDLHAPDDMLTSFLAGHEGRVQYVQADVTDSGTVTDTLARATPDVIVHGATVTHDAQAEHRDPKRFIHANVGGTTTVLDAARRTDCVQRFLLVSSGAVYGSSPERLLTEESPPVPDEMYGISKVAGELITQRFGRLYGFDVPVARLTKMFGPMERPSSGRAIMSLPYHLAAAVVRRQPIPLTERTLQAGGDWLSATQAARALHLLARGEGEGNGTYNISSGIRTSVPDLLSLFGVDPVEVPAEAADADMDSDTEHGKNGIYASDRAQRELAWTPTDLKDQVAEYVEWAREHPDCFAAGR; via the coding sequence ATGCACTACCTGGTCACCGGCGCCCGCGGCTTCGTCATGAGCGTCCTGGTCAAGGAGATTCTCACCATCGAGCCCGACGCCGTCGTCACCGCCGTCGACCTGCACGCACCCGATGACATGCTCACAAGTTTCCTTGCCGGCCACGAAGGGCGAGTGCAGTACGTCCAAGCCGACGTCACCGACAGCGGCACGGTAACGGACACCCTCGCGAGAGCTACACCGGACGTGATCGTCCACGGCGCCACGGTCACCCACGACGCGCAGGCCGAGCACCGTGATCCCAAGCGCTTCATCCATGCCAACGTCGGGGGCACGACGACTGTGCTCGACGCTGCGCGGCGCACCGACTGCGTGCAGCGGTTCCTCCTCGTCAGCAGCGGTGCCGTCTACGGATCTTCCCCGGAGCGGTTGCTCACCGAGGAGTCCCCGCCCGTGCCCGACGAGATGTACGGCATCAGCAAGGTGGCCGGCGAACTCATCACGCAACGATTCGGCCGGCTGTACGGCTTCGATGTTCCCGTCGCACGACTGACCAAGATGTTCGGCCCCATGGAACGGCCGAGCTCGGGGCGCGCCATCATGTCCCTGCCCTACCACCTCGCGGCAGCAGTGGTACGGCGCCAACCCATCCCGCTCACCGAACGGACACTTCAAGCGGGCGGTGACTGGCTCAGCGCCACCCAGGCCGCCCGTGCCCTGCACCTGCTCGCCCGTGGGGAGGGTGAAGGCAACGGGACCTACAACATCTCCAGCGGCATCCGAACCAGCGTCCCCGATCTCCTATCCCTGTTCGGCGTTGACCCCGTCGAAGTCCCAGCCGAAGCGGCTGACGCCGACATGGACTCTGACACCGAGCACGGAAAGAACGGCATCTACGCATCCGACCGCGCGCAGCGCGAACTGGCCTGGACGCCGACCGACCTCAAAGACCAGGTCGCTGAATACGTCGAATGGGCCCGCGAGCACCCGGACTGCTTCGCGGCAGGCCGGTGA